Proteins from one Phalacrocorax carbo chromosome 19, bPhaCar2.1, whole genome shotgun sequence genomic window:
- the LSM4 gene encoding U6 snRNA-associated Sm-like protein LSm4, with the protein MLPLSLLKTAQNHPMLVELKNGETYNGHLVSCDNWMNINLREVICTSRDGDKFWRMPECYIRGSTIKYLRIPDEIIDMVKEEVVSKGRGRGGMQQQKQQKGRGVGGAGRGVFGGRGRGIPGSGRGQQEKKPGRQSAKQ; encoded by the exons ATG CTAcccctgtccctgctgaagACGGCGCAGAACCACCCCATG CTGGTGGAGCTGAAGAACGGGGAAACATACAACGGGCACCTGGTGAGCTGTGACAACTGGATGAACATCAACCTGCGGGAGGTCATCTGCACGTCCCGG GATGGAGACAAGTTCTGGAGAATGCCAGAGTGCTACATTCGTGGCAGCACTATTAAATACCTGCGTATCCCCGATGAAATAATTGACATGGTGAAAGAAGAGGTGGTGTCCAAGGGCAGAGGCCGTGGCGGGATGCAACAGCAGAAGCAACAGAAGGGCCGTGGTGTTGGAGGTGCTGGACGAG GTGTGTTTGGTGGCCGTGGCCGAGGAATACCAGGCAGTGGAAGAggccagcaagaaaaaaagccaggcaGACAATCAGCAAAGCAATGA
- the JUND gene encoding transcription factor JunD codes for METPFYHDDVLSGLGSGFAPSSGSSGLLLPFPGGSMMKKDALGMALPEQVAAALKAPGAASGEATGLLGSAELGLLKLASPELERLIIQSNGLVTTTPTSGQFLYSKAAASEEQEFAEGFVKALEDLHKQNQLGGGAAGSGGGGGGGGGGGGGAGELPAAGLAPEPPVYANLSSYPAVSYAADPGPFAAPPPRLPPPPPPPLKDEPQIVPEVPSFGESPPVSPIDMDTQERIKAERKRLRNRIAASKCRKRKLERISRLEEKVKSLKSQNTELASTASLLREQVAQLKQKVLSHVNSGCQLLPQHQHQVPAY; via the coding sequence aTGGAAACACCCTTCTACCATGATGATGTGTTGAGCGGCCTCGGCAGCGGCTTCGCCCCGTCCTCCGGCAGCAGCgggctcctcctgcccttccccggCGGCAGCATGATGAAGAAGGACGCTCTCGGGATGGCGTTACCGGAACAGGTGGCGGCGGCTTTGAAAGCACCGGGTGCGGCGAGCGGTGAAGCGACGGGCTTGCTGGGTTCGGCCGAGCTGGGTCTGCTGAAGCTGGCGTCCCCCGAGCTGGAGCGGCTCATCATCCAGTCCAACGGGCTGGTGACCACCACGCCGACCAGCGGGCAGTTCCTCTACTCCAAAGCGGCTGCCTCCGAGGAGCAGGAGTTCGCCGAGGGTTTCGTTAAAGCGTTGGAGGACTTGCACAAGCAGAACCAGCtgggcggcggcgcggcgggaagcggcggcggaggaggaggaggcggcggcggcggcggaggcgcgGGCGAGTTGCCCGCCGCCGGCCTGGCCCCGGAGCCGCCGGTGTACGCCAACCTCAGCAGCTACCCGGCGGTCAGCTACGCCGCCGATCCCGGTCCCTTCGCGGCTCCCCCTCcgcggctcccgccgccgccgcccccaccGTTAAAAGACGAACCTCAGATCGTCCCGGAGGTGCCGAGTTTCGGGGAGAGCCCGCCGGTTTCCCCCATCGACATGGACACGCAGGAGCGTATCAAGGCGGAACGAAAGCGGCTGAGGAATCGCATCGCCGCCTCCAAGTGCCGCAAGAGGAAGCTGGAGCGGATCTCCCgcctggaggagaaggtgaaGAGCCTCAAGAGCCAGAACACGGAGCTGGCCTCCACCGCCAGCCTGCTCCGCGAGCAGGTCGCCCAGCTCAAGCAAAAGGTCCTCAGCCACGTCAACAGcggctgccagctcctgccccagcaccagcaccaggtGCCGGCTTACTGA